In a genomic window of Spiroplasma melliferum:
- a CDS encoding dihydrofolate reductase: MIKLLWAMDENNLIGQNNQLPWHLREELQHFKETTLGQTILFGRLTYEGIGRPLPKRKTLVLTRQLDYQIKHPDVEVVTDLTAIINFYHQNPTEDIYICGGKKIYEATLPYADELITSLIKGKYQGDTYFPSFDLNQFTLTKLNEYQQFVIKYYKRKEQS; this comes from the coding sequence ATGATTAAGTTATTATGAGCAATGGATGAAAATAATTTAATTGGTCAAAATAACCAATTACCATGACATTTAAGAGAAGAATTACAGCATTTTAAAGAAACAACATTAGGGCAAACAATTTTATTTGGTCGGTTGACTTATGAAGGAATTGGACGACCATTACCAAAACGAAAAACATTAGTTTTAACAAGACAGCTTGATTATCAAATTAAGCATCCAGATGTGGAAGTAGTAACTGATTTAACAGCAATTATTAATTTTTATCATCAAAATCCAACCGAAGATATTTATATTTGTGGGGGAAAAAAAATTTATGAGGCAACATTACCATATGCTGATGAATTAATTACTAGTCTTATTAAAGGAAAATACCAAGGCGATACTTATTTTCCTTCGTTTGATTTAAACCAATTTACTTTAACTAAATTAAACGAATATCAACAATTTGTAATAAAATATTATAAGAGAAAGGAACAAAGTTAA
- a CDS encoding 1-acyl-sn-glycerol-3-phosphate acyltransferase produces MLNIWKIILTWPRFLRTITKARSISKKIKRDPNIVSEEYRYHWLQKRTRYMLWVHDVKIIVHDRDNWIDKGCLMIANHQSNVDPAILFALNDFNKTAPCAFIAKKELQNNRTFRNFLTLIDVLFLDRENPRQALEVIKEANYLIRVPRTMVVFPEGTRSRSQEMGEFHAGSFKIAQKAHVSIIPVSIVNSYPIFNKEFKKRGKKYVHVVFHKPIKPDTFMTKSTELIANNVKQIIQKGIDQYQDVDHKKAYEEYKTSLKKKVT; encoded by the coding sequence ATGTTAAATATTTGAAAAATTATTCTGACATGACCACGATTTTTACGAACAATTACTAAAGCAAGAAGTATTAGCAAAAAAATTAAAAGAGATCCAAATATTGTTTCAGAAGAATATCGTTATCATTGATTGCAAAAACGAACACGTTATATGTTATGAGTACACGATGTTAAAATAATTGTTCATGATCGTGATAATTGAATTGATAAAGGTTGTTTAATGATTGCCAATCATCAATCGAATGTTGACCCGGCAATATTATTTGCTTTAAATGATTTTAATAAAACCGCACCTTGTGCATTTATTGCTAAAAAAGAATTGCAAAATAACCGAACATTTCGGAATTTTTTAACATTAATTGATGTTTTATTTTTAGATCGTGAAAACCCTCGTCAGGCATTAGAAGTTATTAAAGAGGCAAATTATTTAATTCGTGTACCGCGAACAATGGTTGTTTTTCCAGAAGGAACTCGGAGTCGAAGCCAAGAAATGGGAGAATTTCATGCTGGAAGTTTTAAAATTGCCCAGAAAGCACATGTCTCAATTATTCCTGTTTCAATTGTTAACTCTTATCCAATTTTTAATAAAGAATTTAAAAAAAGAGGGAAAAAGTATGTTCATGTTGTGTTTCACAAGCCAATTAAGCCAGATACGTTTATGACCAAATCAACTGAGTTAATTGCAAATAATGTTAAACAAATTATTCAAAAAGGGATCGACCAATATCAAGATGTTGATCATAAAAAAGCTTATGAAGAATATAAAACTTCATTAAAGAAAAAAGTAACTTAA
- a CDS encoding pyrimidine-nucleoside phosphorylase has protein sequence MNILELIDKKKNGQELSREEINFIVKGYTTGIIPDYQMSAFLMAIYFQSMSVTEISFLTEAMVNSGEVYDLTGIPGFKVDKHSSGGVGDKVSLIYAPLVAAFGLKVAKMSGRGLGQTGGTIDKLESIPGFKVELSFHEFKDVINKTNLSIMAQSDNLVPADKKIYALRDVTATVDSLPLVAASIMCKKIATGSDGIVLDVKCGNGAFMKTISDARKLAQIMVELGIKFNKKIAAEITNMTQPLGRTIGNAIEIYEALQTLQGKGPDDLTYIVCEAAALSLCQAGLFNDLATAVKACEEKLQTEEPLNYFRAFVKKQGGDLSFIDNNLTLKEVLKVKNVIEIKANHAGFMEIIDTNELGLLAVRLGAGRNTKDEAIDYHAGIYLNKKTGEKVAKDDVVMTLYTSRYVTAPVYDWAQRTFRIVSTKPPQEELVYEIIQ, from the coding sequence GTGAATATTTTAGAATTAATTGATAAAAAGAAAAATGGACAAGAGTTATCACGAGAAGAAATTAACTTTATTGTTAAAGGATATACAACGGGGATTATTCCGGATTATCAAATGTCAGCTTTTTTAATGGCAATTTATTTTCAATCAATGTCAGTTACAGAAATTTCGTTTTTAACTGAAGCAATGGTTAATTCAGGGGAAGTATATGATTTAACTGGGATTCCTGGTTTTAAAGTTGATAAGCATTCTTCTGGTGGAGTTGGTGATAAGGTTAGTTTAATTTATGCGCCTTTAGTTGCTGCCTTTGGTTTAAAAGTAGCAAAAATGTCAGGGCGGGGGTTAGGCCAAACAGGAGGAACAATTGATAAGTTGGAAAGTATTCCTGGTTTTAAAGTTGAACTTTCTTTTCATGAATTTAAAGATGTTATTAATAAAACAAATTTATCAATTATGGCTCAATCTGATAATCTTGTTCCAGCTGATAAAAAGATTTATGCTTTACGCGATGTGACAGCAACAGTTGATTCATTACCATTAGTGGCGGCAAGTATTATGTGTAAAAAAATTGCAACTGGTAGTGATGGAATTGTGTTGGATGTTAAATGTGGTAATGGTGCTTTTATGAAAACAATATCTGATGCGCGAAAATTAGCACAAATTATGGTTGAACTTGGGATTAAATTTAATAAAAAAATTGCTGCTGAAATTACTAATATGACGCAACCATTAGGTCGTACCATCGGCAATGCAATTGAAATTTATGAAGCGTTACAAACATTGCAAGGAAAAGGACCTGATGATTTGACTTACATTGTATGTGAAGCGGCAGCCTTAAGTTTATGCCAAGCAGGGCTTTTTAACGATTTAGCAACAGCAGTTAAAGCTTGTGAAGAAAAATTACAAACTGAAGAGCCATTAAATTACTTCCGTGCTTTTGTTAAAAAGCAAGGTGGAGATTTAAGTTTTATTGATAATAATTTAACTTTAAAAGAGGTATTAAAAGTAAAAAATGTAATTGAAATTAAAGCAAACCATGCTGGTTTTATGGAAATTATCGATACTAATGAGTTGGGATTATTAGCTGTTCGTTTAGGAGCTGGACGTAATACAAAAGATGAAGCAATTGATTATCATGCTGGTATTTATTTAAATAAAAAAACTGGTGAAAAAGTTGCAAAAGATGATGTTGTGATGACTTTATATACTAGTCGCTATGTTACTGCTCCAGTCTATGATTGAGCACAACGAACTTTTCGAATTGTTTCAACAAAACCACCACAAGAAGAATTAGTTTATGAAATAATTCAATAA
- a CDS encoding chromosome segregation and condensation protein A encodes MLHLPRYEVKLDNFSGPLDLLLHLIKEKEMNLFEIKLTEITDQFLAYIREIEQLNIEIASEYLTMASYLVETKTKLVLPKEQVEIDDNYEKDARDELINRLLEYKKIKEVSQYFKDQHQEGIRYLSKPRTIIKGNSIKEEDLPLSPKINIDKLTNSFLKMLERINAAKPLESNVVITEVSPEEMAERIMMLLAQDDKEWTLEELLGNFTLSLQVFVACFIALLDLARHQKIEIEQYQHLEAIYIRPYLQKEGN; translated from the coding sequence ATGTTACATTTACCACGCTATGAAGTAAAACTTGATAATTTTTCAGGACCATTAGATTTGTTATTGCATTTAATTAAAGAAAAGGAAATGAATCTTTTTGAAATTAAGTTAACAGAAATTACTGATCAATTTTTAGCGTATATTAGGGAAATTGAACAATTGAATATTGAAATTGCATCGGAATATTTAACAATGGCAAGTTATTTAGTTGAGACAAAAACAAAGTTAGTGTTGCCAAAAGAACAGGTTGAAATTGATGATAATTATGAAAAAGATGCTCGCGATGAACTAATTAATCGTTTGCTAGAATATAAAAAAATTAAAGAAGTTAGTCAATATTTTAAAGATCAACATCAAGAGGGAATTCGTTATTTATCAAAACCACGAACAATTATTAAAGGGAATTCAATTAAAGAAGAAGATTTACCATTATCACCAAAAATTAATATTGATAAATTAACGAATAGTTTTTTGAAAATGTTAGAACGAATTAATGCGGCAAAACCATTAGAATCAAATGTTGTTATTACTGAAGTTTCTCCAGAAGAAATGGCTGAACGAATCATGATGTTATTAGCACAAGATGATAAAGAATGAACATTAGAAGAATTACTAGGTAATTTTACTTTATCATTACAAGTTTTTGTTGCATGTTTTATTGCTTTGTTAGATTTAGCTCGCCACCAAAAAATTGAAATTGAGCAATACCAGCATTTAGAAGCAATTTACATTAGACCATATTTACAGAAAGAGGGGAATTAA
- a CDS encoding chromosome segregation and condensation protein B, which yields MNLNEKMAVLEGLLFISGDEGINLKEIAHILEISVPECEEVLTKLKAEYQTSNNRGLTITSFADKYRLATKQEYYQFYLKLANNKIEARLSQAALETLAIIAYRGPISKPEIEELRGVNSDSVINKLRARDLIDEAGKSDLPGKPMTYHITEEFLKVFNLTSLADLPQIKETVVEKEQDLFK from the coding sequence ATGAATTTAAATGAAAAAATGGCTGTTTTAGAAGGGCTATTATTTATTAGTGGCGATGAAGGAATTAATTTAAAAGAAATTGCTCATATTCTTGAAATTTCTGTTCCTGAGTGTGAAGAGGTTTTAACAAAATTAAAAGCAGAATATCAAACTAGTAATAATCGTGGATTAACAATAACATCTTTTGCTGATAAATATCGTTTAGCAACAAAGCAAGAATATTATCAATTTTATTTAAAATTAGCTAATAATAAAATAGAAGCACGGTTATCACAAGCAGCATTAGAAACATTAGCAATTATTGCATACCGTGGACCAATTAGTAAGCCAGAAATTGAAGAGTTACGAGGAGTTAATTCTGACAGTGTTATTAACAAATTACGAGCACGTGATTTGATTGATGAAGCAGGTAAAAGTGACTTGCCAGGAAAGCCAATGACATATCATATTACTGAGGAATTTTTAAAAGTTTTTAATTTAACTTCATTAGCAGATTTACCACAAATTAAAGAAACTGTTGTAGAAAAAGAGCAGGATTTATTTAAGTAA
- a CDS encoding ribosomal large subunit pseudouridine synthase B, which produces MERLQKVIAAKGYCSRRKAEELIIQGRVKVNNVVVTTLGTKVGKNDQIQVNNQILMNENSNKVYLMLNKPRNCVSTMYDPQHRKTVLTYVKGISERIYPVGRLDYDTSGLLLLTNDGEFTNIITHPSHIINKTYHVLVSGYLSKQQLQQLATGIEIEPGIITSQAQAKLVKYEEAKNVSILLLTIHEGRKHQVKKMIQALGHEVIKLKRIAIGFLQLDETLKPGEWRYLKPKEIKLFFGIASHLKTK; this is translated from the coding sequence ATGGAACGCTTACAAAAAGTTATTGCAGCAAAAGGTTATTGCTCACGACGAAAAGCAGAAGAACTAATTATTCAAGGACGAGTTAAAGTTAATAATGTTGTGGTAACAACATTGGGTACTAAAGTTGGCAAAAATGATCAAATACAAGTAAATAATCAAATTCTTATGAATGAAAATTCAAATAAGGTTTATTTAATGCTGAACAAACCACGAAATTGTGTTTCAACGATGTATGATCCGCAACATCGCAAAACAGTTTTAACTTATGTTAAAGGTATTTCAGAACGAATTTATCCGGTAGGTCGCTTAGACTATGATACTAGTGGTCTTTTACTATTGACTAATGATGGAGAATTTACTAATATTATTACACACCCAAGTCATATTATTAATAAGACATATCATGTTTTAGTTTCTGGTTATCTTTCAAAACAACAATTACAACAATTAGCAACAGGAATTGAAATTGAGCCAGGAATTATAACAAGCCAAGCACAAGCAAAATTAGTAAAATATGAAGAAGCAAAAAATGTTTCGATTCTTTTATTAACTATTCATGAAGGCAGAAAACATCAAGTTAAAAAAATGATACAAGCATTAGGGCATGAAGTTATTAAATTAAAACGAATTGCAATTGGTTTTTTACAATTAGATGAAACATTAAAGCCTGGTGAATGACGTTATTTAAAGCCCAAAGAAATTAAACTTTTTTTTGGAATAGCATCACACTTAAAAACAAAATAA
- a CDS encoding deoxynucleoside kinase, with protein sequence MRITLAGVVGVGKSTVSKLLGKKHHYMVMDEPVEENPYLDQYYADPKDMAFKMQVYMVMARSKQLKQAKITSNIIFDRSILEDPIFVDVLYELGYMNTTDYKVYKEFYDVVVLQSLYLDENIKPELVVYLRVDPEIAMERITKRGRASEQNIGSAYWTLLNRKYEEWYERSKDKFNFLVIDANHKTPEEIVAIISEKLIEKK encoded by the coding sequence ATGCGGATTACATTAGCAGGAGTTGTTGGAGTTGGAAAATCAACTGTTAGTAAGCTATTGGGAAAAAAGCATCATTATATGGTAATGGATGAGCCAGTTGAGGAGAATCCATATTTAGATCAGTATTATGCTGATCCAAAAGATATGGCTTTTAAAATGCAAGTATATATGGTAATGGCGCGTAGTAAACAATTAAAACAAGCAAAAATAACATCTAATATTATTTTTGACCGTAGTATTTTAGAAGACCCAATTTTTGTTGATGTTTTATATGAGTTAGGATATATGAATACAACAGATTATAAAGTTTATAAAGAATTTTATGATGTTGTTGTTTTACAAAGTTTATATTTAGATGAAAACATTAAACCAGAATTAGTTGTTTATTTACGAGTTGATCCAGAGATAGCAATGGAACGAATTACCAAAAGAGGCCGCGCTAGTGAACAAAATATTGGCAGCGCTTATTGAACATTATTAAACCGAAAATATGAGGAATGATATGAACGCTCAAAAGATAAGTTTAATTTTTTAGTTATTGATGCCAATCATAAAACACCAGAAGAAATTGTTGCCATAATTTCAGAAAAATTAATTGAAAAGAAATAA
- a CDS encoding putative transposase has product MYKNYNFVLAEIILEIFNKFKGVYGYPMITILLEKYKNIKVNKWVVYRYMKILKIKSIRKKIKPNYFKSGPLRFPNILKRDFVTSEPNKKWVTDITYLPIKNGMVYLSIVRDLFNGEIIDWKLSNHADANLSFKNLVSVWNYAGRPKKLIIHSDQGYAYTSPQWKELCEKMGIIISMSRRGNSPNNGACETWFSSFKNECFFLYKRNSLNFSNIMNIVSNYVDFYNFVRPRVKQRKTPFEQRMEFQNKNVSFFCQFELTLSLTLVFLYV; this is encoded by the coding sequence ATGTATAAAAACTATAATTTTGTTTTAGCAGAAATAATACTTGAAATATTTAATAAATTTAAAGGTGTTTATGGATACCCAATGATTACGATTTTGTTAGAAAAATATAAAAATATCAAAGTTAACAAATGAGTAGTCTATCGCTATATGAAAATATTAAAAATTAAGTCTATTCGGAAGAAAATAAAACCGAATTATTTTAAATCAGGTCCTCTCAGATTCCCAAATATCTTAAAACGAGATTTTGTTACATCTGAACCAAACAAAAAATGAGTGACAGATATCACATATTTACCTATTAAGAATGGAATGGTATATTTATCAATTGTCCGTGACTTATTCAATGGTGAAATAATAGATTGAAAATTATCAAATCATGCTGATGCTAATTTGAGTTTTAAGAATTTAGTATCAGTTTGAAATTATGCAGGACGTCCCAAAAAATTAATTATTCATTCAGATCAAGGCTATGCATATACATCCCCGCAATGAAAAGAATTGTGTGAAAAAATGGGAATTATTATTTCGATGTCTCGCCGTGGTAATTCACCAAATAATGGTGCTTGTGAAACTTGATTCAGTTCATTTAAAAATGAATGTTTTTTCTTATATAAACGAAACAGTCTTAATTTTAGTAATATTATGAACATTGTTTCAAATTATGTTGATTTCTATAATTTTGTCAGACCTAGAGTTAAACAAAGAAAAACTCCATTCGAACAACGAATGGAGTTTCAAAATAAAAATGTCTCTTTTTTCTGTCAATTTGAATTGACATTGTCATTAACACTAGTTTTTTTATATGTTTAA
- a CDS encoding inorganic pyrophosphatase yields the protein MKGRKIMSKNNVLPIIVEIPKGSGHKYEYDLKTGRIVLDRVLYGANFYPGEYGFIENTLDWDGDPLDVISLSTYPTIPGCQINVRILGTINMIDNGEIDTKLMAVMADDPRFNHIQTLEDVPLAIRNEIETFFLQYKTLQKKEVKINGWSGLDQALKEIKECQERYLEYKDILETKGKDAVMKIWKEKGLGQI from the coding sequence ATGAAAGGAAGAAAAATAATGAGTAAAAATAATGTTTTACCAATTATCGTTGAAATCCCTAAGGGGTCTGGTCATAAATATGAATACGATCTTAAAACAGGACGAATCGTTTTAGATCGTGTTTTATATGGTGCTAATTTTTATCCAGGAGAATATGGTTTTATTGAAAATACATTAGATTGAGATGGCGACCCCCTTGATGTAATCTCATTAAGCACTTATCCAACAATTCCTGGCTGTCAAATTAATGTTCGTATTTTAGGAACAATTAATATGATTGATAACGGTGAAATTGACACAAAATTAATGGCTGTTATGGCGGATGATCCTCGTTTTAATCATATTCAAACTTTAGAAGATGTTCCATTAGCAATACGAAATGAAATTGAAACTTTCTTTTTACAATATAAAACATTACAAAAAAAAGAAGTTAAAATTAATGGTTGAAGTGGATTAGACCAAGCTTTAAAAGAAATTAAAGAATGCCAAGAACGTTATTTAGAATACAAAGATATTTTAGAAACAAAAGGAAAAGATGCTGTGATGAAAATTTGAAAAGAAAAAGGATTAGGGCAAATTTAA
- a CDS encoding trigger factor: protein MKFKAEKIQDKGIGKWYVIIDGTEWTDYIQKAEKKAAEQLEVPGFRKGKVPTDLVKKHLTEAKILDAAHHLVVNKAYKFAFDQKSDIEPFSSPVPSVQKISKTEYILQLEFDLKPEVKISKYTGFTDKQLKKTKIEVKKAEIEDNINQLRNRFAIFKPKTTEITTGDTVIFDFEGFVDGKPFKGGKATDFTLEIGSGQFIPGFEDAMIGLKTGDKKEINVTFPADYHVEELKATPAIFKLNIKEVKTKELPELNDELAKDVNLKGIDTLAKLEVHVKNNIYEQLLKQEYDHFIGHLFRLIAEDSKIALPESIIRKEANQLKHEFEQKLQGQQLDMKTYKKRTGMSEEDIFNELFKDAKNRLENGVIVDAVVQNENITATEAEIDEQYEKLGKQFGIDGKTLKETKLVSDQQVKEQVIHDKVFAFLYQNNGE from the coding sequence ATGAAATTTAAAGCGGAAAAAATACAAGATAAAGGAATTGGAAAATGATATGTAATCATTGATGGTACAGAATGAACAGATTATATTCAAAAAGCTGAAAAAAAAGCAGCAGAGCAATTAGAGGTCCCTGGTTTTCGAAAAGGGAAAGTACCTACCGATTTAGTTAAAAAACATTTAACTGAAGCAAAAATTTTAGATGCAGCGCATCATTTAGTTGTTAATAAAGCTTATAAGTTTGCATTTGATCAAAAATCAGATATTGAACCATTTTCATCACCAGTTCCAAGTGTACAAAAAATTAGTAAAACAGAATATATCTTACAATTAGAATTTGATTTAAAACCAGAAGTTAAAATTAGTAAGTATACTGGCTTTACTGATAAACAGTTAAAGAAGACAAAAATTGAAGTTAAAAAAGCAGAGATTGAAGATAATATTAATCAATTACGTAATCGTTTTGCAATTTTTAAACCAAAGACAACAGAAATTACAACTGGAGACACAGTAATTTTTGATTTTGAAGGTTTTGTTGATGGAAAACCATTTAAAGGTGGTAAAGCAACAGATTTTACGTTAGAGATTGGTAGTGGTCAATTTATTCCAGGCTTTGAAGATGCCATGATTGGTTTAAAAACAGGTGATAAGAAAGAAATTAATGTTACTTTCCCAGCTGATTATCATGTTGAAGAATTAAAAGCAACTCCTGCTATTTTTAAGTTAAATATTAAGGAAGTTAAAACAAAAGAATTACCAGAATTAAATGATGAATTAGCAAAAGATGTTAATTTAAAAGGCATCGATACATTAGCTAAATTGGAAGTGCATGTTAAAAATAATATTTATGAGCAATTATTAAAACAAGAATATGATCATTTTATTGGTCATTTATTCCGCTTAATTGCAGAAGATTCAAAGATTGCTTTACCAGAATCAATTATTCGTAAAGAAGCAAATCAATTAAAACATGAATTTGAACAAAAGTTGCAAGGTCAACAGCTGGATATGAAAACTTATAAAAAACGAACAGGAATGTCAGAAGAAGATATTTTTAATGAGTTATTTAAAGACGCTAAAAATCGTTTAGAAAATGGTGTTATTGTTGATGCAGTTGTTCAAAATGAAAATATTACGGCAACTGAAGCAGAAATTGATGAACAATATGAAAAGTTAGGAAAACAATTTGGAATTGATGGTAAAACATTAAAAGAAACAAAATTAGTATCTGATCAACAAGTAAAAGAACAAGTTATTCATGATAAGGTATTTGCCTTTTTATATCAAAATAATGGTGAATAG
- a CDS encoding class III heat-shock ATP-dependent LonA protease: MDSKITQLKNVPVLVTRGSYIFPGFEQVLEVGRDKSILAVNTASKDFDNHIVLVSQKKPLEDNPKLSEIYRIGILAELKIRKVWEDGSLTVNFKAVDRVKILDLREGEFYAADIDILKSFVKSEDKIVEKLTANIKELMELQDILPEDLLDQIGDSVDGNEVVDTIAQFLPFIPVAKKQEIIEELDVEKRLQIIFDHLVNKQQANDIDNKISKKIKERVDEQQREYYLREKLKAIKDELDEFDGAADEMKLYKERLANEPFPKNIKERIEQEITRYEALPQASSESNIIRTYIDWMMQIPWHEKTEEKNDLKFAKEVLDKYHFGLDKVKERIIEYLAVKTMTKSLKGQIICLVGPPGVGKTSLAKSIAEATGRKFVKMALGGVKDESEIRGHRKTYIGAMPGRIIQSMKRAGSINPLFLLDEIDKMASDYRGDPASAMLEVLDPEQNSTFSDHYLEETYDLSDVMFIATANYYDNIPEALIDRMEIIQLSSYTELEKFHIAKDYLVPKVLSNNGLADGQLTITDDAINEIIKYYTREAGVRQLERDLNAVARKFIVKFLNKEMVNLTVKPNTVNELLGKRRFEHTEKEKESQVGVVTGLAYTQFGGDILPIEVNSFLGKGSLVLTGKLGDIMKESASIALDYVKANSGKFNIDPKFFETHDIHIHVPEGAVPKDGPSAGITLTTAIISALSNRPVSKDIGMTGEITLRGQVLPIGGLREKSISANRSGLKTILIPHKNIKDIEDIPKEVQETLNIIPVGTYDEVFKNVFGTN; this comes from the coding sequence ATGGATTCAAAAATAACACAATTAAAAAATGTACCAGTTCTTGTAACACGGGGTAGTTATATTTTTCCAGGCTTTGAACAAGTATTAGAGGTAGGACGAGATAAATCAATTTTAGCGGTAAATACAGCTAGCAAGGATTTTGATAATCATATTGTTTTAGTTAGTCAAAAAAAACCGTTAGAAGATAATCCAAAGTTATCTGAAATTTATCGAATTGGGATTTTAGCAGAGTTAAAAATTCGTAAAGTGTGGGAAGATGGTAGTTTAACAGTTAATTTTAAAGCAGTTGATCGGGTAAAAATTTTAGATTTACGCGAAGGAGAATTTTATGCTGCTGATATTGATATTTTGAAGTCATTTGTTAAATCAGAAGATAAAATTGTTGAAAAATTAACAGCTAATATTAAAGAATTAATGGAATTACAGGATATTTTGCCAGAAGATTTATTAGATCAAATTGGTGATTCAGTTGATGGGAATGAAGTTGTTGATACAATTGCCCAATTTTTACCATTTATTCCAGTGGCGAAAAAACAAGAAATTATTGAGGAATTAGATGTTGAAAAAAGGCTTCAAATTATTTTTGATCATTTAGTTAATAAACAACAAGCAAATGATATTGATAATAAAATTAGCAAAAAAATTAAAGAACGAGTTGATGAACAACAACGTGAATATTACTTACGGGAAAAATTAAAAGCAATTAAAGATGAATTAGATGAATTTGATGGTGCAGCTGATGAAATGAAATTATATAAAGAACGATTAGCAAATGAACCATTTCCAAAAAATATTAAAGAACGAATTGAACAAGAAATCACTCGTTATGAAGCATTGCCACAAGCATCAAGTGAATCAAATATTATTCGAACTTATATTGATTGAATGATGCAAATTCCATGACATGAAAAAACAGAAGAAAAAAATGATTTAAAATTTGCAAAAGAAGTGTTAGATAAATATCATTTTGGTTTAGATAAAGTTAAAGAAAGAATTATTGAATACTTAGCTGTTAAAACAATGACTAAATCTTTAAAAGGACAAATTATTTGTTTAGTAGGGCCACCAGGGGTTGGGAAAACAAGTTTAGCAAAATCAATCGCTGAAGCAACAGGGCGAAAATTTGTTAAAATGGCCTTGGGAGGCGTAAAAGATGAGTCAGAAATTCGTGGACATCGTAAAACATATATTGGAGCAATGCCGGGGCGTATTATTCAGTCAATGAAACGTGCTGGTTCAATAAATCCATTATTCTTATTAGATGAAATTGACAAAATGGCCTCAGATTATCGTGGTGATCCTGCTAGTGCGATGTTAGAAGTATTAGATCCAGAACAAAATTCAACATTTTCTGACCACTACTTAGAAGAAACATATGATTTAAGTGATGTTATGTTTATTGCAACAGCCAACTACTATGATAATATTCCAGAAGCTTTAATTGATCGAATGGAAATTATTCAATTATCATCATATACTGAGTTGGAGAAATTCCATATTGCAAAAGATTATTTAGTGCCAAAAGTATTAAGTAATAATGGTTTAGCAGATGGACAATTAACAATTACTGATGATGCAATTAATGAAATAATTAAATATTATACGCGTGAAGCAGGAGTTCGTCAGTTAGAACGAGATTTAAATGCCGTTGCACGGAAATTTATTGTTAAGTTCTTAAATAAAGAAATGGTTAATTTAACAGTTAAACCAAACACTGTTAATGAACTATTAGGCAAACGTCGTTTTGAACATACTGAAAAAGAAAAAGAATCACAAGTTGGAGTTGTAACAGGGTTAGCATATACTCAATTTGGTGGTGATATTTTACCAATTGAAGTTAATAGTTTCTTAGGAAAAGGTTCATTAGTGTTAACTGGAAAATTAGGTGACATAATGAAAGAATCAGCATCAATTGCATTAGACTATGTAAAAGCAAATTCTGGTAAATTTAACATTGATCCAAAATTCTTTGAAACACATGATATTCATATTCATGTTCCAGAAGGAGCAGTTCCAAAAGACGGTCCATCAGCTGGAATTACCTTAACAACAGCAATTATTAGTGCTTTAAGTAATCGTCCGGTATCAAAAGATATTGGAATGACTGGTGAAATTACTTTGCGAGGACAAGTTTTACCAATTGGTGGGTTACGAGAAAAATCAATTTCAGCCAACCGTAGTGGTTTAAAAACAATTTTAATTCCACATAAAAATATTAAAGATATTGAAGATATTCCAAAAGAAGTGCAAGAAACATTGAATATTATTCCAGTTGGAACATATGATGAAGTTTTCAAAAATGTTTTTGGCACAAACTAG